From one Gemmobacter sp. genomic stretch:
- a CDS encoding F0F1 ATP synthase subunit epsilon encodes MANTVQFDLVSPERKLASVAATEVQIPGAEGDLTAMQGHSPLITTLRPGVLKAVSATGTQAYAVTGGFAEITAGSVSVLAEQAIPVAEATPAVLDALIADAKKRAETATDKAAADKFAADMVALKAAVGA; translated from the coding sequence ATGGCCAACACGGTGCAATTCGACCTGGTATCGCCGGAACGGAAGCTTGCGTCCGTTGCCGCGACCGAGGTTCAGATCCCCGGCGCCGAAGGCGACCTGACGGCGATGCAGGGGCATTCGCCCCTGATCACCACGCTGCGCCCGGGCGTGCTGAAGGCGGTTTCCGCCACCGGCACGCAGGCCTATGCGGTGACCGGCGGCTTTGCCGAAATCACCGCCGGCTCGGTTTCGGTGCTGGCCGAACAGGCGATCCCGGTGGCCGAGGCGACGCCTGCGGTGCTGGACGCGCTGATCGCCGATGCGAAGAAGCGCGCCGAAACCGCGACCGACAAGGCCGCGGCCGACAAGTTCGCCGCCGATATGGTCGCGCTCAAGGCCGCCGTCGGCGCCTGA
- a CDS encoding histidine phosphatase family protein: MTRVYWLRHGPTHQTVFTGWRDVPADLSDTALIARTAALLPHEAPVVSSDLIRARATADALCGPRQRLPDMAALREIHFGDWDGLPFPEVEARNPGIARAYWDTPGDIAPPGGESWNQTSARVEVAVQRLIAAHPGRPLIIVAHLGVILTQIARTTGHNASRAIALHIAPLSLTEIGVHATGRTLIRANHLA; the protein is encoded by the coding sequence ATGACCCGCGTCTACTGGCTGCGCCACGGCCCCACCCACCAGACGGTGTTCACCGGCTGGCGCGACGTGCCGGCAGACCTGTCGGACACCGCGCTGATCGCCCGCACAGCCGCCCTGTTGCCCCACGAGGCGCCGGTCGTCTCGTCAGACCTGATCCGCGCGCGCGCCACCGCCGATGCGCTGTGCGGCCCGCGCCAGCGCCTGCCCGACATGGCTGCCCTGCGCGAGATCCATTTCGGCGACTGGGACGGCCTGCCCTTTCCCGAGGTCGAGGCGCGCAACCCCGGCATCGCCCGCGCCTATTGGGACACCCCCGGCGACATCGCCCCGCCAGGCGGCGAAAGCTGGAACCAGACCTCGGCCCGGGTCGAGGTGGCGGTGCAACGGCTGATCGCCGCCCATCCCGGCCGGCCGCTGATCATCGTGGCGCATCTGGGCGTGATCCTGACCCAGATCGCCCGCACCACCGGCCACAACGCAAGCCGCGCCATCGCCCTGCACATCGCGCCGCTGTCGCTGACGGAAATCGGGGTCCACGCCACCGGCCGCACCCTGATCCGCGCCAATCACCTGGCCTGA
- the cobU gene encoding bifunctional adenosylcobinamide kinase/adenosylcobinamide-phosphate guanylyltransferase: MSLPPLSFVTGGARSGKSAFAERLARLGPATHGYIATAEPWDEEMRDRIARHRLDRGTGWHTVEAPLDLPAALSQTQGAVLIDCATLWLTNHLLADHDLDAETARLLDALARHAAPVIIVSNEVGWGIVPDNALARRFRDAQGRLNQRLAARADLAVAVIAGLPLVLKGTLPGGMA; encoded by the coding sequence ATGTCCCTGCCCCCTCTCAGCTTCGTCACCGGCGGCGCCCGGTCCGGGAAATCCGCCTTTGCCGAACGGCTGGCCCGCCTTGGCCCCGCGACCCACGGCTATATCGCCACCGCCGAACCCTGGGACGAGGAGATGCGCGACCGCATCGCCCGCCACCGGCTGGACCGGGGCACGGGCTGGCACACGGTCGAGGCGCCGCTCGACCTGCCGGCGGCGCTGTCGCAGACACAGGGCGCGGTGCTGATCGACTGTGCCACATTGTGGCTGACCAACCACCTGCTGGCCGACCATGACCTTGATGCCGAAACCGCCCGGCTGCTCGACGCGCTGGCACGGCATGCGGCGCCGGTGATCATCGTCTCGAACGAGGTCGGCTGGGGCATCGTGCCGGACAACGCCCTTGCCCGCCGGTTCCGCGATGCCCAGGGGCGCCTGAACCAGCGGCTGGCGGCCCGGGCCGATCTGGCGGTGGCGGTGATCGCCGGGCTACCGCTGGTCCTGAAGGGCACCCTGCCGGGGGGCATGGCATGA
- a CDS encoding ChaN family lipoprotein, translating into MKALLALLLTALPALAGPIAPADLAAAVQGADVVVLGEVHDNPAHHAHQAQAVAALRPAALVFEMLTPDQAARVTPEVRTDAVALEAALGWVAAGWPDFAMYHPIFLAAPGAVVHGAALPRDQVRQAVRDGAAAVFGADAAAYGLDRALPPEDLAARIALQDAAHCGKLPAALLPGMVEAQRLRDAALARAVVQAMAKTGGPVAVITGTGHARRDQGVPAALALAAPGLRVLAVGQLEADPGPDAPFDLWIVSPAPPRGDPCAAL; encoded by the coding sequence ATGAAAGCGTTGCTGGCCCTGCTGCTGACCGCCTTGCCCGCCCTGGCCGGGCCGATTGCGCCTGCCGATCTGGCGGCGGCCGTGCAGGGGGCGGATGTGGTGGTGCTGGGCGAGGTGCATGACAACCCCGCGCATCATGCCCATCAGGCGCAGGCGGTGGCCGCGCTGCGCCCTGCCGCACTGGTGTTCGAGATGCTGACGCCCGACCAGGCCGCCAGGGTGACGCCAGAGGTCCGTACCGATGCGGTGGCGCTGGAGGCGGCGCTTGGCTGGGTGGCCGCGGGCTGGCCGGATTTCGCGATGTATCACCCGATCTTTCTGGCGGCGCCGGGGGCCGTGGTCCATGGTGCCGCGCTGCCGCGCGATCAGGTGCGGCAGGCGGTGCGCGACGGGGCGGCGGCGGTGTTCGGGGCGGATGCGGCGGCCTATGGGCTGGACCGCGCCTTGCCGCCCGAGGATCTGGCCGCGCGGATCGCCCTTCAGGATGCGGCGCATTGCGGCAAGCTGCCGGCCGCCCTGCTGCCCGGCATGGTCGAGGCGCAGCGGTTGCGCGATGCCGCGCTGGCGCGGGCCGTGGTGCAGGCGATGGCGAAAACCGGCGGGCCGGTGGCGGTGATCACCGGAACCGGCCATGCCCGGCGCGATCAGGGTGTGCCGGCCGCGCTGGCGCTGGCCGCGCCCGGGCTGCGGGTGCTGGCGGTTGGCCAGCTGGAGGCGGATCCGGGGCCCGACGCGCCGTTCGACCTGTGGATCGTCAGCCCCGCGCCACCGCGCGGCGACCCTTGCGCGGCGCTGTAG
- a CDS encoding alpha/beta fold hydrolase, whose product MLNIIRHGEEQTGLPLLIVHGLFGTGRNWGVIARRLADKRPVIAVDMRNHGDSPRAPTQSYADMAGDLAEVIAAHGGQADVLGHSMGGKTAMVLALTRPDLVRRLIVADIAPVAYAHTQSHRIAAMKAMDLTDLSTRAEADRRLSARVRDPGLRAFFLQSLDLKSRPPRWKLNLDVLDAEMPGIIGFPDLDGQYDGPTLFLTGALSDYVLPEHRARIQALFPKARFARLSGAGHWLHADKPREFEAAVATWLDATAA is encoded by the coding sequence ATGCTGAACATCATCCGCCATGGCGAAGAACAGACCGGGCTGCCACTGTTGATCGTGCATGGGCTGTTCGGGACGGGGCGCAATTGGGGCGTCATCGCGCGCCGGCTGGCCGACAAGCGCCCGGTGATCGCGGTCGACATGCGCAATCACGGCGACAGCCCGCGCGCACCGACGCAAAGCTATGCCGACATGGCCGGTGATCTGGCCGAGGTGATCGCGGCCCATGGCGGCCAGGCCGATGTGCTGGGCCATTCGATGGGCGGCAAGACCGCGATGGTGCTGGCGCTGACCCGGCCCGATCTGGTGCGCCGGCTGATCGTGGCGGATATTGCCCCGGTCGCCTATGCGCATACGCAATCCCACCGGATCGCGGCGATGAAGGCCATGGATCTGACCGACCTGTCCACCCGGGCCGAGGCCGACCGCCGCCTGTCCGCCAGGGTCCGGGATCCGGGCCTGCGCGCCTTTTTCCTGCAATCGCTGGATCTGAAATCCCGGCCGCCGCGCTGGAAGCTGAACCTGGACGTGCTGGATGCCGAAATGCCGGGCATCATCGGCTTTCCCGACCTTGACGGGCAGTACGACGGGCCGACCCTGTTCCTGACCGGCGCCCTGTCGGATTACGTGCTGCCCGAACATCGCGCCCGCATCCAGGCGCTGTTCCCCAAGGCGCGCTTTGCCCGGCTGTCGGGCGCCGGCCACTGGCTGCATGCCGACAAACCGCGCGAGTTCGAAGCCGCCGTTGCCACCTGGCTGGACGCGACCGCGGCCTGA
- a CDS encoding sulfite exporter TauE/SafE family protein, with protein sequence MDLIYGGLPAWAFWAACGVTLVAGFVKGAIGFAMPLIMMSAFGSFMPPTTALAGLVLATLTTNIHQTLRDGPRAAVDSAWTYRRVIVTTIIGILVTAPFAVMLPQRLLLGLLGVPIAAFALVQLAGRSLAVRLEHRSRAEYMTGLIGGLYGGVSGIWGPPMVIYLLSIGAGKAESVRAQGVLFLIGSIVLLGAHLNSGVLNAQTLPFSAALIVPAALGMMAGFRMQDRLDPVAFRRWTLILLAITALNLLRKAIFG encoded by the coding sequence ATGGATCTGATCTATGGCGGGCTGCCCGCCTGGGCCTTCTGGGCGGCCTGCGGGGTCACGCTGGTGGCCGGTTTCGTGAAGGGCGCCATCGGCTTTGCGATGCCGCTGATCATGATGTCGGCCTTCGGGTCGTTCATGCCGCCGACCACCGCGCTGGCCGGGCTGGTGCTGGCCACCCTGACGACGAACATCCACCAGACGCTGCGCGACGGCCCGCGCGCGGCGGTGGACTCGGCCTGGACCTATCGGCGGGTCATCGTCACCACCATCATCGGCATCCTCGTGACGGCTCCCTTCGCGGTGATGTTGCCGCAGCGGCTGCTGCTGGGACTGCTGGGCGTGCCGATCGCCGCCTTTGCGCTGGTGCAGCTGGCGGGGCGCAGCCTGGCGGTGCGGCTGGAACACCGCAGCCGGGCGGAATACATGACCGGCCTGATCGGCGGGCTTTACGGCGGTGTCTCCGGCATCTGGGGGCCGCCGATGGTGATCTACCTGCTGTCCATCGGCGCGGGCAAGGCCGAGTCGGTGCGCGCACAGGGGGTGCTGTTCCTGATCGGCTCGATCGTGCTGCTGGGCGCGCATCTGAATTCGGGGGTGCTGAATGCCCAGACGCTGCCGTTTTCGGCCGCGCTGATCGTGCCCGCCGCCCTCGGCATGATGGCGGGCTTTCGCATGCAGGACCGGCTGGATCCGGTTGCATTCCGCCGCTGGACGCTGATCCTGCTGGCGATCACCGCGCTGAACCTGCTGCGCAAGGCCATCTTCGGATAA
- a CDS encoding acyl-CoA dehydrogenase family protein, with protein MPHDGQDLSPATALLPGLTGLVTKALPPVQALLVTATERLRGMVSVNGKVSAQRLEAEQRAAHGLAWLATYVESLRQMGAWADRLSEAGAFGEMEALILQIGCAEYLCQIQGGIPMTQGEFVRPADLGLTPADLAGLAAPAVVALMAGNTVAARARLVVLMRENHGRATFGASGLDDELEMIRDQFRRYADDKIAPRAHDWHLKDELIPMEVIGELAEMGVFGLTIPENLGGLGLSKASMVVVTEELSRGYIGVGSLGTRSEIAAELILCGGTDEQKAKWLPGLASGEILSTAVFTEPNTGSDLGSLRTRARKAGEDWQITGNKTWITHAARTHVMTVLARSVEGTTDYRGLSMFLAEKTPGTADTPFVDPGLSGGEIEVLGYRGMKEYTVNFDGFTVKGENLLGGVEGQGFKQLMQTFESARIQTAARAIGVAQNALEVGMKYAEDRVQFGKSLINFPRVADKLAMMAVEIMLARQLTYFSAWQKDHDKRCDLEAGMAKLLGARVAWAAADNALQIHGGNGFALEYQISRILCDARILNIFEGAGEIQAQVIARRLLE; from the coding sequence ATGCCCCACGATGGCCAGGACCTGTCCCCAGCCACTGCCCTGCTGCCTGGCCTGACCGGCCTTGTGACCAAGGCCCTGCCGCCGGTGCAGGCGCTGCTGGTCACGGCCACGGAACGCCTGCGCGGCATGGTCAGCGTGAACGGCAAGGTCAGCGCCCAGCGGCTCGAGGCGGAACAGCGCGCGGCCCACGGGCTGGCCTGGCTGGCCACCTATGTGGAATCGCTGCGCCAGATGGGCGCCTGGGCCGACCGGCTGTCCGAGGCCGGCGCCTTTGGCGAGATGGAGGCGCTGATCCTCCAGATCGGCTGCGCGGAATACCTGTGCCAGATCCAGGGCGGCATTCCGATGACCCAGGGCGAATTCGTCCGCCCGGCCGATCTGGGGCTGACCCCGGCCGACCTTGCCGGCCTTGCCGCCCCTGCGGTGGTTGCGCTGATGGCGGGCAACACGGTTGCCGCCCGCGCCCGGCTGGTCGTGCTGATGCGGGAAAACCATGGCCGCGCGACCTTTGGCGCCTCGGGCCTGGATGACGAACTGGAGATGATCCGCGACCAGTTCCGCCGCTATGCAGATGACAAGATCGCGCCGCGCGCCCATGACTGGCACCTGAAGGACGAGCTGATCCCGATGGAGGTGATCGGCGAGCTGGCCGAAATGGGCGTGTTCGGCCTGACCATCCCGGAAAACCTGGGCGGGCTGGGGCTGTCCAAGGCCAGCATGGTCGTCGTCACCGAAGAACTGTCGCGCGGCTATATCGGCGTCGGATCCCTGGGCACCCGGTCGGAAATCGCCGCGGAACTGATCCTGTGCGGCGGCACCGACGAACAAAAGGCGAAATGGCTGCCCGGCCTCGCCTCGGGCGAGATCCTCTCGACTGCGGTGTTCACCGAACCGAACACCGGGTCGGATCTGGGCAGCTTGCGCACCCGCGCCCGCAAGGCGGGCGAGGATTGGCAGATCACCGGCAACAAGACCTGGATCACCCATGCCGCCCGCACCCATGTGATGACCGTGCTGGCCCGCAGCGTCGAGGGCACGACCGATTATCGCGGCCTGTCGATGTTCCTGGCCGAAAAGACCCCGGGCACCGCCGACACCCCCTTTGTCGACCCCGGCCTGTCGGGCGGCGAGATCGAGGTGCTGGGCTATCGCGGCATGAAGGAATACACCGTCAACTTCGACGGCTTCACGGTCAAGGGCGAGAACCTCTTGGGCGGGGTCGAGGGGCAGGGCTTCAAGCAGCTGATGCAGACCTTCGAATCGGCGCGCATCCAGACGGCCGCCCGCGCCATCGGCGTGGCGCAGAATGCACTGGAAGTCGGCATGAAATATGCCGAGGACCGCGTGCAGTTCGGCAAGTCGCTGATCAATTTCCCGCGCGTGGCCGACAAGCTGGCGATGATGGCGGTGGAAATCATGCTGGCCCGCCAGCTGACCTATTTCAGCGCCTGGCAAAAGGACCATGACAAGCGCTGCGACTTGGAGGCCGGCATGGCCAAACTGCTGGGCGCCCGCGTGGCCTGGGCGGCGGCCGACAATGCGCTGCAAATCCACGGCGGCAACGGCTTTGCGCTGGAATACCAGATCAGCCGCATCCTGTGCGATGCCCGCATCCTCAACATCTTCGAAGGCGCGGGCGAAATCCAGGCCCAGGTCATCGCGCGCCGCCTGCTGGAATAG
- the mtgA gene encoding monofunctional biosynthetic peptidoglycan transglycosylase, whose protein sequence is MAEKPSTRKRGARKGAADQAARRGWRWLLRWGLRGAGVAVLLVLGWILLLALVAPPRNLYMRSEAARLGGISYDWADWDEIAPVMARSIVAAEDANYCLHWGFDMAAIRQALDQGGNRGASTISQQVVKNVFLWHGRSWTRKALEAGLTPVVETFWSKRRILEVYMNVAEFDEGVFGVRAAAAHYFKVTPDKLTPTQAARLAMVLPDPKARSAARPSDWQRRRTAGIIDGAQTIAVDGRAACFEG, encoded by the coding sequence ATGGCCGAGAAACCCTCCACCAGAAAGCGCGGCGCCCGAAAGGGGGCGGCCGATCAGGCGGCACGCCGGGGCTGGCGCTGGCTGCTGCGCTGGGGGCTGCGGGGCGCCGGCGTGGCGGTGCTGCTGGTGCTGGGCTGGATCCTGCTGCTGGCCCTCGTGGCGCCGCCCCGCAACCTCTACATGCGGTCCGAAGCCGCGCGGCTGGGTGGCATCAGCTATGACTGGGCCGATTGGGACGAGATCGCGCCGGTGATGGCGCGGTCCATCGTGGCGGCCGAGGATGCGAACTATTGCCTGCACTGGGGCTTTGACATGGCGGCGATCCGGCAGGCGCTGGACCAGGGCGGCAACCGCGGCGCCTCGACCATCAGCCAGCAGGTGGTCAAGAACGTGTTCCTGTGGCACGGCCGCAGCTGGACGCGCAAGGCGCTGGAGGCGGGGCTGACCCCGGTGGTGGAAACCTTCTGGTCCAAGCGGCGGATCCTCGAGGTTTACATGAATGTCGCCGAATTCGACGAAGGCGTCTTTGGCGTTCGGGCGGCGGCGGCGCATTACTTCAAGGTCACCCCCGACAAGCTGACCCCCACCCAGGCGGCGCGGCTGGCCATGGTGCTGCCCGACCCCAAGGCCCGCAGCGCCGCGCGCCCCAGCGACTGGCAGCGCCGCCGCACCGCCGGCATCATCGACGGTGCGCAAACCATTGCCGTTGACGGCCGCGCCGCGTGTTTCGAGGGGTAG
- a CDS encoding glutathione S-transferase family protein, translating into MNRLFHFPLSPFCRKVRLTLAEKRVEVELVEERYWEQGAEFLRRNPAGKVPVLRLGDRVLSESQAICEYLDETIPDPQLIPRDPMKRYEVRRLCAWFDDKFHHEVTAKLHYERLMKKVTKAGYPDGKAIREGVARFKYHLDYMGWLLENRRWLAGDQMTLADFAAAAHLSCLDYGSDVDWDRQPGVKDWYAKVKSRPSFRSLLADQVPGSPPPPHYADLDF; encoded by the coding sequence ATGAACCGACTGTTCCATTTCCCGCTGTCCCCGTTCTGCCGCAAGGTGCGCCTGACGCTGGCCGAAAAGCGCGTCGAGGTGGAACTGGTCGAAGAGCGTTACTGGGAACAGGGCGCCGAGTTCCTGCGCCGCAACCCGGCCGGCAAGGTGCCCGTGCTGCGTCTGGGCGACCGGGTGCTGAGCGAGAGCCAGGCGATCTGCGAATATCTGGACGAGACGATCCCGGATCCGCAGCTGATCCCGCGCGATCCCATGAAGCGCTACGAGGTGCGGCGGCTGTGCGCCTGGTTCGATGACAAGTTCCACCACGAGGTCACCGCCAAGCTGCATTACGAGCGGCTGATGAAAAAGGTGACCAAGGCCGGCTACCCCGATGGCAAGGCGATCCGTGAAGGTGTGGCGCGGTTCAAGTATCATCTGGATTACATGGGCTGGCTGCTGGAAAACCGCCGCTGGCTGGCCGGCGACCAGATGACGCTGGCCGATTTCGCCGCTGCTGCGCATCTGAGCTGTCTGGATTATGGATCGGACGTGGACTGGGACCGGCAGCCGGGGGTCAAGGACTGGTATGCCAAGGTGAAATCGCGGCCGTCGTTCCGTTCGCTTCTCGCCGATCAGGTGCCGGGCAGCCCGCCACCGCCGCATTATGCCGACCTCGACTTCTGA
- the queG gene encoding tRNA epoxyqueuosine(34) reductase QueG, which translates to MDPPEGISEKAKLKQRLLGQAQAEGFAAMGICRPDAIPQAAARLAAYVAEGRHGQMGWMAERMHWRGDPVALWAEAQSVIMLAEPYQPAGDPLAVLDRPDLGAVAAYAQGKDYHDLVKRRLKRLGRWLLDQAGGEIKVFVDTAPVMEKPLAEAAGLGWQGKHTNLLSRDLGNWFFLGAIFTTLDLPPDVPERQHCGRCTACLDACPTGAFPAPFQLDARRCVSYLTIEHKGPVDADLRPLLGNRIYGCDDCLAVCPWNKFAVQARDIGYAHRVGAPALADLVGLDDAAFRAMFAGSPIKRIGRDRMVRNVLYAIGNSGLADLVPQVVPLVDDPDPAVADAARWALARLGAV; encoded by the coding sequence TTGGATCCCCCCGAGGGTATTTCGGAAAAGGCAAAGCTGAAACAGCGGTTGCTGGGGCAGGCGCAGGCCGAGGGCTTTGCCGCCATGGGCATCTGTCGCCCCGACGCCATTCCGCAGGCGGCGGCGCGGCTGGCGGCCTATGTGGCCGAGGGCCGGCATGGCCAGATGGGCTGGATGGCCGAGCGCATGCACTGGCGGGGCGATCCGGTTGCCCTGTGGGCCGAGGCGCAATCGGTGATCATGCTGGCCGAGCCTTATCAGCCGGCTGGCGATCCGCTGGCGGTGCTGGACCGGCCCGATCTGGGGGCGGTTGCCGCCTATGCGCAGGGCAAGGATTATCACGATCTGGTCAAGCGGCGGCTGAAACGGCTGGGGCGCTGGCTGCTGGACCAGGCGGGGGGCGAGATCAAGGTGTTCGTCGATACCGCCCCCGTGATGGAAAAGCCACTGGCCGAGGCCGCGGGCCTGGGCTGGCAGGGCAAGCATACCAACCTGCTGTCGCGCGATCTGGGGAACTGGTTCTTTCTGGGCGCGATCTTCACCACGCTGGATTTGCCGCCCGACGTGCCGGAACGCCAGCATTGCGGCCGCTGCACCGCCTGTCTGGATGCCTGTCCGACCGGGGCGTTTCCGGCGCCCTTCCAGCTGGATGCGCGGCGCTGCGTGTCGTATCTGACGATCGAGCACAAGGGGCCGGTGGACGCCGATCTGCGCCCCCTGCTGGGCAACCGGATCTATGGCTGCGACGATTGTCTGGCAGTCTGCCCCTGGAACAAGTTCGCGGTTCAGGCCCGCGACATCGGCTATGCCCACCGCGTGGGCGCGCCGGCGCTGGCCGATCTGGTGGGGCTGGACGATGCCGCGTTCCGCGCGATGTTCGCCGGCAGCCCGATCAAGCGGATCGGGCGCGACCGGATGGTGCGCAACGTTCTGTATGCCATCGGGAATTCCGGGCTGGCCGATTTGGTGCCGCAGGTTGTGCCGCTGGTCGATGACCCGGATCCGGCAGTGGCCGATGCCGCCCGCTGGGCGCTGGCGCGGCTAGGGGCGGTCTGA
- a CDS encoding MarR family transcriptional regulator has protein sequence MTLALPDMICFALYSASHAMQAAYKPLLDPLGLTYPQYLVLTGLWAQDDQTVGALGRALRLESNTLTPLLKRMEGQGLLTRSRDKADERQVRIALTDAGRALQARAAHVPGGLLERSGLTADQAAALRDAVTTLRDRLVSDRP, from the coding sequence ATGACCCTCGCCCTGCCCGACATGATCTGCTTTGCGCTCTATTCCGCCAGCCATGCGATGCAGGCGGCCTACAAGCCGCTGCTGGATCCGCTGGGGCTGACCTATCCGCAGTATCTGGTGCTGACCGGGCTCTGGGCCCAGGATGACCAGACGGTCGGCGCGCTTGGCCGGGCGCTGCGGCTGGAATCGAACACGCTGACCCCGCTGCTGAAACGGATGGAGGGTCAGGGTCTGCTGACCCGCAGCCGCGACAAGGCCGATGAACGGCAGGTCCGCATCGCCCTGACCGATGCCGGCCGTGCCCTGCAAGCCCGCGCCGCTCATGTGCCGGGCGGCCTGCTGGAACGGTCGGGGCTGACGGCGGATCAGGCGGCGGCGCTGCGCGATGCGGTCACCACATTGCGCGACCGGCTGGTGTCAGACCGCCCCTAG
- a CDS encoding organic hydroperoxide resistance protein yields MATTIKYTASATATGGGRDGNSALDDGGLAVKLAPPKELGGSGQGNNPEQLFALGYAACYLGAMRFVAGAEKLGAVPADATVRATVGIGPRAEGGFGLGVKLEVTMPGVDRAVAEKIAERGHFICPYSNATKGNIPLETVVL; encoded by the coding sequence ATGGCGACGACGATCAAATATACCGCTTCGGCCACGGCAACCGGCGGCGGCCGCGATGGCAACAGCGCGCTGGATGATGGCGGGCTTGCGGTCAAGCTGGCGCCGCCCAAGGAACTGGGTGGCAGCGGGCAGGGCAACAACCCCGAACAGCTGTTCGCGCTTGGCTATGCGGCCTGCTATCTGGGCGCCATGCGCTTTGTCGCCGGGGCGGAAAAGCTGGGGGCGGTGCCTGCGGATGCGACCGTCCGGGCAACCGTGGGAATCGGGCCGCGCGCCGAAGGCGGTTTCGGCCTGGGCGTGAAGCTGGAGGTGACCATGCCGGGGGTCGATCGCGCGGTGGCCGAAAAGATTGCCGAGCGCGGCCATTTCATCTGCCCCTATTCCAATGCGACCAAGGGCAACATCCCGCTAGAGACCGTGGTTCTGTAA
- a CDS encoding methylated-DNA--[protein]-cysteine S-methyltransferase yields MPAPRGIFGKVKGPRGAGGNLLAFALPGVDHSAMAQLTVPSPFGPLTLVETGGVLRRVEWGGGVSDPSPLLDEAARQLAAYFAGGRGGFDLPFDWGDGLNARVRRAMAAIPLGETRTYGQIAHAVGAPAQAVGQACGANPLPILIPCHRVVGTHGFGGFSAPGGVETKAALLRFEGALLI; encoded by the coding sequence ATGCCTGCCCCCCGGGGTATTTTCGGCAAGGTGAAAGGGCCGCGTGGCGCCGGCGGGAACCTGCTTGCCTTTGCGCTGCCGGGCGTGGATCATTCCGCCATGGCACAGCTGACCGTTCCTTCGCCCTTTGGCCCGCTGACGCTGGTGGAAACCGGCGGTGTGTTGCGCCGGGTGGAGTGGGGCGGCGGGGTTTCCGACCCCTCACCGCTGCTGGACGAGGCGGCGCGCCAGCTGGCCGCCTATTTCGCCGGCGGGCGCGGCGGGTTCGACCTGCCGTTCGACTGGGGCGACGGGCTGAACGCCAGGGTCCGGCGCGCAATGGCCGCCATTCCGCTGGGCGAGACACGGACCTATGGCCAGATCGCCCATGCCGTGGGCGCCCCGGCCCAGGCGGTCGGGCAGGCCTGCGGCGCCAACCCGCTGCCCATTCTGATCCCCTGTCACCGCGTGGTCGGCACGCATGGGTTCGGCGGCTTTTCCGCCCCCGGCGGGGTGGAAACCAAGGCGGCGCTGCTGCGATTCGAAGGGGCGCTGCTGATCTAG